A region of Halosolutus amylolyticus DNA encodes the following proteins:
- a CDS encoding HTTM domain-containing protein: protein MTPDRQRRSSARNRVADIVDRIAAGIQRRFEIDRRALAAFRIALGTLLIVDLLRRARKLEDFYTDSGVLPREALFADYSAPYTYSLHAVSGEVWAQALLFCVAGVVALALLVGYRTRTATIVSWLLLVSLHLRNPMVLNSGDVLLRMLLFWGIFLPLGSRWAVDTCRIDRDALRPTVVSVGTMAVLLQVLLMYVTNAIHKTQSDLWMSGEAVVHIFQADHLTYLLGNVLAGQNLLLQAFTYAWMILIVLSPLLVLSTGLKRASIASLFVGMHLGMLVTLRIDLFPLIVVAGLVLFYPPRVWNGATAVAARIGVDVPLRRSLDRLQATVPVLPVPGPSELDVTRPDVPSFSAVATRGRVLFATVIPWVLLVLVVLSNAEAVGYTEVPETGEDVLDTVRADQSWRMFAPNPTSTARWLVVPGELEDGSKADVLHDSDVDWDRPPSVDATYDTARERKYVSNMRYAGNEKHRSYFANYLCERWNASHETNVESLTVYGLTDRSGPYEESPDVARYELLEYDCSGEFVQNGNT from the coding sequence ATGACACCGGATCGGCAGCGCCGCTCTTCAGCGCGGAATCGCGTCGCAGATATCGTGGATCGAATCGCAGCGGGCATCCAGCGGCGGTTCGAGATCGATCGCAGAGCCCTGGCCGCATTCCGAATCGCGCTCGGCACGCTACTGATCGTCGATCTCCTCCGACGGGCGCGAAAGCTCGAGGACTTCTACACGGATTCCGGCGTGCTCCCCCGGGAAGCGCTGTTCGCGGACTACTCGGCACCCTACACGTATTCCCTGCACGCAGTCTCTGGCGAGGTATGGGCCCAGGCCCTCCTGTTCTGCGTTGCGGGAGTCGTCGCTCTCGCGTTGCTCGTCGGCTATCGAACGCGGACCGCGACGATCGTCTCGTGGCTCCTCCTGGTATCGCTTCACCTCCGAAATCCGATGGTGCTCAACTCCGGCGACGTCCTGTTGCGAATGCTCCTGTTCTGGGGGATCTTTCTGCCCCTCGGCTCGCGGTGGGCTGTCGACACCTGTCGGATCGATCGGGATGCACTGCGTCCGACCGTGGTCTCAGTGGGAACGATGGCGGTCCTCCTCCAGGTCCTTCTCATGTACGTGACCAACGCCATCCACAAGACCCAGAGCGACCTGTGGATGAGCGGCGAGGCGGTCGTCCACATTTTTCAGGCGGATCACCTCACGTATCTGCTGGGCAACGTCCTCGCGGGACAGAACCTCCTGTTGCAGGCGTTCACGTACGCGTGGATGATCCTCATCGTTCTGTCTCCGCTACTCGTTCTCTCGACAGGGCTCAAGCGCGCGTCGATCGCGTCGCTGTTCGTCGGGATGCACCTCGGGATGCTCGTCACGCTCCGGATCGACCTGTTTCCCCTGATCGTCGTTGCAGGGCTGGTGCTGTTTTACCCGCCCCGCGTCTGGAATGGGGCCACCGCGGTGGCCGCGCGAATCGGAGTCGACGTCCCACTTCGTCGGAGTCTGGACCGACTTCAGGCCACAGTCCCCGTTCTCCCGGTTCCTGGTCCCAGCGAGCTGGACGTGACTCGACCGGACGTGCCGTCGTTTTCGGCCGTCGCCACTCGGGGCCGCGTCCTGTTCGCGACGGTGATCCCGTGGGTCCTGCTCGTCCTCGTCGTGCTCTCGAACGCGGAGGCAGTCGGCTACACCGAGGTCCCCGAGACGGGCGAGGACGTCCTCGACACGGTACGGGCCGATCAGAGCTGGCGGATGTTCGCACCCAATCCGACCTCGACGGCACGGTGGCTCGTCGTCCCGGGTGAACTGGAAGACGGGTCGAAAGCCGACGTCCTGCACGACTCGGACGTCGACTGGGACCGGCCCCCGTCGGTCGATGCGACCTACGACACTGCACGCGAGCGAAAGTACGTGTCGAACATGCGGTACGCCGGCAACGAAAAGCACCGATCGTACTTCGCGAACTACCTCTGTGAGCGCTGGAACGCCTCACACGAGACGAACGTCGAGTCGCTCACCGTCTACGGACTGACGGATCGATCCGGCCCGTACGAGGAATCCCCGGACGTCGCCAGATACGAACTGCTCGAGTACGACTGTTCGGGCGAGTTCGTCCAGAACGGGAACACCTGA
- a CDS encoding glycosyltransferase: MNLLAVAAVSLLFVTAVPYICYLGLYAWIRPQGSPADKEPAEPTVSIVLPTYNEAQIVETKLDDLLELDYPMEKVELVVVDSSTDDTRELIRNYFADMDAPELVLLEEDERRGLAPALNDAYEAASNEMVVKTDCDSKLSPDVLREAAANLADDDVAAVTGRNVEVLGGSEVESGYRGVQSHIQQLESHLDSTLIFHGPFSAFENDALLPIDPNSLADDTELALKIRRQGDRVLFDPAVQYMEASHSEFVKRRKQKDRRGMGLIRLLVQHRDAIGRYGKYGRVVLPFNWWFMIVSPWLLAVTIVIWTGAALSLFGIGGLAVPVAISVFVFLGQRDLLGPVQTLYSIFDTQVSLLRASVELLIGDSDGTWDVDSELREAFE; the protein is encoded by the coding sequence ATGAACCTGCTTGCGGTGGCTGCCGTCTCGCTTCTTTTCGTGACAGCCGTCCCCTATATCTGCTACCTCGGACTATATGCGTGGATTCGACCGCAGGGCTCACCCGCTGACAAAGAACCCGCAGAACCAACGGTGAGTATCGTTCTCCCGACGTATAATGAAGCACAGATTGTGGAAACGAAACTCGACGATCTGCTCGAACTCGACTATCCGATGGAAAAGGTCGAACTCGTCGTCGTCGACTCGTCGACCGACGACACCCGAGAACTCATCCGCAACTACTTCGCGGACATGGATGCCCCGGAACTGGTGCTGCTGGAAGAGGACGAGCGTCGCGGGCTCGCGCCGGCGCTCAACGACGCCTACGAGGCTGCATCGAACGAGATGGTCGTGAAGACCGACTGCGATTCCAAACTCTCGCCGGACGTGCTCCGGGAAGCCGCCGCGAATCTCGCGGACGACGACGTCGCGGCGGTGACTGGCCGGAACGTGGAGGTGTTAGGCGGGAGTGAGGTCGAATCCGGCTACCGTGGCGTCCAGAGTCACATCCAGCAGTTAGAGTCACACCTCGATTCTACGCTCATCTTTCATGGCCCCTTCTCTGCGTTTGAGAACGACGCACTGCTTCCGATCGATCCGAACTCGCTGGCCGACGACACCGAACTCGCGCTGAAGATTCGGCGCCAGGGCGATCGCGTGCTCTTCGATCCCGCCGTCCAGTACATGGAGGCCAGTCACTCTGAGTTCGTCAAGCGGCGAAAGCAGAAGGATCGCCGCGGAATGGGATTGATTCGGTTGCTAGTGCAGCACCGAGACGCGATCGGCAGGTACGGCAAGTACGGACGCGTGGTGTTGCCGTTCAACTGGTGGTTCATGATCGTCTCGCCGTGGCTGCTCGCGGTGACGATCGTGATTTGGACCGGCGCGGCCCTTTCCCTGTTTGGGATCGGCGGGCTGGCGGTTCCGGTGGCAATCAGTGTATTCGTATTTCTCGGACAGCGTGACTTACTCGGGCCTGTACAGACGCTGTACTCAATATTCGACACACAAGTGTCGCTGCTACGGGCCAGCGTAGAACTGTTAATTGGCGACTCGGACGGAACGTGGGATGTCGATTCGGAGTTGCGGGAGGCGTTCGAATGA
- a CDS encoding HVO_A0556 family zinc finger protein: protein MESVSDHAVDAAEPSPLDQLEDTACTFCDSGLLVRNQYKGNDAVVCNNCETPAMQVWDVK from the coding sequence ATGGAATCCGTTTCCGATCATGCCGTCGACGCCGCAGAACCTTCCCCTCTCGACCAGCTCGAAGATACGGCCTGCACGTTCTGCGATAGTGGATTGCTCGTTCGTAATCAGTACAAGGGAAACGACGCCGTGGTCTGCAACAACTGCGAGACGCCAGCGATGCAAGTCTGGGACGTGAAGTGA
- a CDS encoding thiol-disulfide oxidoreductase DCC family protein, whose protein sequence is MGDEIPDEDPIVLFDGVCNLCNGFVQFLVPRDTEEQFYFASLQSEVGTQLLADHGLPTDELESIVLIEGDDCYVKSDAVIRIATILGGIYALLAPFRVVPRSIRDGLYDFVAANRYRMFGKKEQCLMPTGDVQERFLE, encoded by the coding sequence ATGGGCGACGAGATTCCGGACGAGGACCCGATCGTGCTCTTCGACGGCGTCTGCAACCTCTGTAACGGGTTCGTGCAGTTCCTCGTGCCGCGGGACACGGAGGAGCAGTTCTACTTCGCGTCGCTCCAGTCCGAGGTCGGAACGCAGTTACTGGCCGACCACGGCCTCCCGACCGACGAACTCGAATCGATCGTGCTGATCGAGGGCGACGACTGCTACGTCAAGTCCGATGCGGTCATCCGGATCGCCACGATCCTCGGCGGCATCTACGCACTCCTGGCACCGTTTCGAGTCGTGCCGCGATCGATTCGGGACGGACTGTACGATTTCGTCGCCGCCAACCGCTACCGCATGTTCGGCAAGAAAGAGCAGTGTCTGATGCCGACTGGAGACGTTCAGGAGCGGTTTCTCGAGTAG